In Solenopsis invicta isolate M01_SB chromosome 13, UNIL_Sinv_3.0, whole genome shotgun sequence, one DNA window encodes the following:
- the LOC105194358 gene encoding caveolin-3 isoform X1 — MGETMLARVRNSLLCGMPKCPTIRIPGMEKPESSAGGESAGELEDRDPNSLNQHLQVMWDDVIGEPEGIRSPECAWRLSGHCFRLSRGCCYILLSVLVAPLLALLFGFMFACLAFQHIWCLAPCLRIWKITCAAMRNFLAAVTQAIIRPLMEGLGYLCYNIRIFNQRLPDGPLQKEDLLIV, encoded by the exons atgggAGAAACCATGTTGGCGAGAGTCAGAAACAGCCTTCTCTGTGGCATGCCCAAATGCCCGACTATCCGTATTCCAGGGATGGAGAAGCCGGAGTCCTCCGCGGGGGGCGAGAGCGCCGGGGAGCTCGAGGATCGGGATCCCAACAGCCTGAACCAACATCTTCAG GTGATGTGGGACGACGTGATCGGTGAGCCGGAGGGAATCCGGAGTCCCGAATGCGCCTGGCGGCTTAGCGGCCACTGCTTCCGGCTCTCCAGAGGATGCTGCTACATACTCCTCTCCGTCCTGGTGGCGCCTCTGCTCGCCCTGCTGTTCGGTTTCATGTTCGCATGCCTCGCGTTTCAG CATATATGGTGTCTCGCGCCGTGCCTGCGCATATGGAAGATCACGTGCGCGGCGATGCGAAATTTCTTGGCGGCGGTGACGCAGGCGATCATACGACCACTTATGGAGGGACTGGGTTATCTCTGCTACAATATCCGTATATTCAATCAGAGGCTACCCGACGGTCCTCTCCAGAAAGAGGATTTACTGATCGTGTAG
- the LOC105194358 gene encoding caveolin-3 isoform X2 gives MEKPESSAGGESAGELEDRDPNSLNQHLQVMWDDVIGEPEGIRSPECAWRLSGHCFRLSRGCCYILLSVLVAPLLALLFGFMFACLAFQHIWCLAPCLRIWKITCAAMRNFLAAVTQAIIRPLMEGLGYLCYNIRIFNQRLPDGPLQKEDLLIV, from the exons ATGGAGAAGCCGGAGTCCTCCGCGGGGGGCGAGAGCGCCGGGGAGCTCGAGGATCGGGATCCCAACAGCCTGAACCAACATCTTCAG GTGATGTGGGACGACGTGATCGGTGAGCCGGAGGGAATCCGGAGTCCCGAATGCGCCTGGCGGCTTAGCGGCCACTGCTTCCGGCTCTCCAGAGGATGCTGCTACATACTCCTCTCCGTCCTGGTGGCGCCTCTGCTCGCCCTGCTGTTCGGTTTCATGTTCGCATGCCTCGCGTTTCAG CATATATGGTGTCTCGCGCCGTGCCTGCGCATATGGAAGATCACGTGCGCGGCGATGCGAAATTTCTTGGCGGCGGTGACGCAGGCGATCATACGACCACTTATGGAGGGACTGGGTTATCTCTGCTACAATATCCGTATATTCAATCAGAGGCTACCCGACGGTCCTCTCCAGAAAGAGGATTTACTGATCGTGTAG
- the LOC105194359 gene encoding glutaryl-CoA dehydrogenase, mitochondrial isoform X1, translated as MACRMQGLLLRAGRLCRVNSTRQISTSVALRNRPAFSWEDPFNLESQLTQDEILMRDQFRSYCQEQLLPRVIEANRKEHFDRNIIRQMGQLGVLGCTLKGYGAAGVSSVAYGLLAREIESVDSGYRSALSVQSSLSTGAIYMFGSDAQKDRFLPKMVSGEKIGCFGLTEPNHGSDAGAMETRATYDSNKKVYKLNGSKTWITNSPIADVLVVWAKCDDGKIRGFIIEREAAGDRLSTPKIEGKFSLRSSITGMILMDNVIVPEENLLNVEGLKGPFSCLNNARYGIAWGALGAAEACLKIARTYTLERKQFKRPLAANQLVQKKLADMTSDIAIGLQACLRVGRLKDENRAAPEMISIIKRNSAVKSLEIARTARDMLGGNGISDEYHVIRHVMNLETVNTYEGTNDIHALILGRAITGIAAFSG; from the exons ATGGCGTGCCGCATGCAGGGATTGTTGTTGAGGGCCGGCCGCTTGTGCCGCGTTAATTCTACGAGGC AGATCTCCACCTCCGTGGCACTCCGAAACAGAC CCGCCTTCAGTTGGGAGGATCCGTTCAATCTGGAGTCGCAATTGACGCAGGATGAGATCCTGATGAGGGATCAGTTTCGTTCCTATTGTCAGGAGCAACTTCTGCCGCGGGTGATCGAGGCGAATCGCAAAGAACACTTTGACCGAAATATCATAAGACAGATGGGTCAACTCGGGGTGCTGGGCTGCACCCTGAAGGGTTACGGCGCCGCCGGGGTGTCCTCGGTGGCTTACGGGCTCCTCGCCAGGGAGATCGAGAGCGTCGACAGCGGATACCGATCGGCGTTGTCGGTGCAGTCGTCCCTCTCGACCGGCGCGATCTACATGTTCGGCAGCGATGCCCAGAAGGATCGATTTCTACCTAAAATGG TTTCCGGGGAAAAGATCGGCTGCTTCGGCTTGACGGAACCCAATCACGGTAGCGACGCAGGAGCCATGGAGACCAGAGCTACTTACGATTCTAATAAAAAGGTGTACAAATTGAACGGTAGCAAAACATG GATCACAAACTCACCCATCGCTGATGTCTTGGTTGTATGGGCAAAATGCGATGACGGTAAGATTCGTGGGTTCATCATTGAGAGGGAAGCTGCGGGAGATCGATTATCCACCCCAAAGATCGAGGGGAAGTTCTCTCTAAGATCGTCCATCACCGGTATGATCTTGATGGATAACGTGATTGTGCCGGAGGAAAACTTATTGAACGTTGAGGGACTAAAA GGGCCGTTCAGTTGCTTGAACAACGCGCGGTACGGCATCGCCTGGGGTGCGTTGGGCGCGGCGGAGGCTTGCTTGAAGATCGCTCGAACTTACACCCTGGAGAGGAAACAGTTTAAGAGACCGCTGGCGGCGAATCAGCTCGTGCAGAAAAAACTCGCGGACATGACGTCCGACATCGCGATCGGTCTTCAAGCTTGCCTGCGAGTCGGTAGACTGAAGGACGAGAACAG AGCCGCGCCGGAAATGATTTCCATCATAAAGAGAAACTCGGCCGTCAAATCGCTGGAGATCGCGCGAACCGCGCGAGATATGCTGGGCGGAAATGGGATCTCGGACGAATATCACGTGATCAGGCACGTGATGAACCTGGAAACGGTCAACACTTACGAAG GTACAAACGACATTCACGCTTTGATCCTCGGGAGAGCGATCACCGGTATCGCCGCGTTCTCGGGATAA
- the LOC105194359 gene encoding glutaryl-CoA dehydrogenase, mitochondrial isoform X2 yields MACRMQGLLLRAGRLCRVNSTRQISTSVALRNRPAFSWEDPFNLESQLTQDEILMRDQFRSYCQEQLLPRVIEANRKEHFDRNIIRQMGQLGVLGCTLKGYGAAGVSSVAYGLLAREIESVDSGYRSALSVQSSLSTGAIYMFGSDAQKDRFLPKMVSGEKIGCFGLTEPNHGSDAGAMETRATYDSNKKVYKLNGSKTWITNSPIADVLVVWAKCDDGKIRGFIIEREAAGDRLSTPKIEGKFSLRSSITGMILMDNVIVPEENLLNVEGLKGPFSCLNNARYGIAWGALGAAEACLKIARTYTLERKQFKRPLAANQLVQKKLADMTSDIAIGLQACLRVGRLKDENRK; encoded by the exons ATGGCGTGCCGCATGCAGGGATTGTTGTTGAGGGCCGGCCGCTTGTGCCGCGTTAATTCTACGAGGC AGATCTCCACCTCCGTGGCACTCCGAAACAGAC CCGCCTTCAGTTGGGAGGATCCGTTCAATCTGGAGTCGCAATTGACGCAGGATGAGATCCTGATGAGGGATCAGTTTCGTTCCTATTGTCAGGAGCAACTTCTGCCGCGGGTGATCGAGGCGAATCGCAAAGAACACTTTGACCGAAATATCATAAGACAGATGGGTCAACTCGGGGTGCTGGGCTGCACCCTGAAGGGTTACGGCGCCGCCGGGGTGTCCTCGGTGGCTTACGGGCTCCTCGCCAGGGAGATCGAGAGCGTCGACAGCGGATACCGATCGGCGTTGTCGGTGCAGTCGTCCCTCTCGACCGGCGCGATCTACATGTTCGGCAGCGATGCCCAGAAGGATCGATTTCTACCTAAAATGG TTTCCGGGGAAAAGATCGGCTGCTTCGGCTTGACGGAACCCAATCACGGTAGCGACGCAGGAGCCATGGAGACCAGAGCTACTTACGATTCTAATAAAAAGGTGTACAAATTGAACGGTAGCAAAACATG GATCACAAACTCACCCATCGCTGATGTCTTGGTTGTATGGGCAAAATGCGATGACGGTAAGATTCGTGGGTTCATCATTGAGAGGGAAGCTGCGGGAGATCGATTATCCACCCCAAAGATCGAGGGGAAGTTCTCTCTAAGATCGTCCATCACCGGTATGATCTTGATGGATAACGTGATTGTGCCGGAGGAAAACTTATTGAACGTTGAGGGACTAAAA GGGCCGTTCAGTTGCTTGAACAACGCGCGGTACGGCATCGCCTGGGGTGCGTTGGGCGCGGCGGAGGCTTGCTTGAAGATCGCTCGAACTTACACCCTGGAGAGGAAACAGTTTAAGAGACCGCTGGCGGCGAATCAGCTCGTGCAGAAAAAACTCGCGGACATGACGTCCGACATCGCGATCGGTCTTCAAGCTTGCCTGCGAGTCGGTAGACTGAAGGACGAGAACAG GAAATGA
- the LOC105194357 gene encoding uncharacterized protein LOC105194357 has protein sequence MEPRNTETSSQQYEDGSESLFKSLTLPRLRSCSSTDDSCLYSCNCEENCTECDYNRIDNMFKTWRIKKARGIETKLRKQIKSFSTVPPREGDAKIYKTNEASNDTLAKLKSELSKNYCPYSSDNCGCSSGCTDCDYGLHTYTTKNKTKLKSKVKEPHVKSSNGFRQLKMSERSRKPAKSFSTVKVLRKKTREELPNKKVLESCYPESSSSYDCKSDYAKRDSKEYTTTNRVLKVKKKILSRKLKTATVTTRKLLGNKKALKNTATKVSEKNFLKNWFPDSNSCDSSCTDYKKYENTKRRKMKNRSQRMRASTNLNTLNCLQ, from the exons ATGGAACCGCGAAACACCGAAACAAGCTCGCAGCAGTATGAAGATGGAAGCGAGAGCTTATTCAAAAGTCTCACGTTACCCCGGCTTCGTTCATGCTCATCGACAGACGACTCGTGTCTTTACTCTTGCAACTGCGAAGAGAACTGCACGGAATGCGATTACAATCGTATAGATAATATGTTCAAAACATGGAGAATCAAGAAAGCTCGCGGGATAGAAACGAAACTTCGGAAGCAAATAAAGTCCTTTTCGACCGTTCCACCGCGTGAGGGGGATgcgaaaatatataaaactaatgAAGCCTCGAATGACACCTTGGCGAAGTTGAAAA GCGAACTCTCGAAGAACTACTGTCCGTATTCCTCTGACAATTGCGGTTGCAGTTCAGGCTGCACGGATTGCGACTACGGACTCCATACGTATACAACGAAGAACAAGACCAAGTTGAAAAGTAAAGTCAAGGAACCGCATGTAAAGTCCTCGAATGGTTTCAGACAGTTGAAGATGTCTGAGAGAAGTCGGAAACCCGCAAAATCATTTAGCACTgtgaaagttttgagaaaaaagaCCAGAGAGGAATTGCCTAATA aaaaagtcCTAGAAAGCTGCTATCCTGAATCTTCCAGCAGCTACGATTGCAAGTCGGACTACGCAAAACGTGACTCCAAGGAATATACAACTACGAACCGAGTGCTAAAAGTCAAGAAAAAGATATTATCAAGAAAACTGAAAACGGCAACTGTAACAACTCGGAAATTGCTCGGCAATAAGAAAGCATTGAAGAACACGGCGACAAAAGTTTCTGAAA aaaactTCTTGAAAAACTGGTTTCCTGATTCTAACAGCTGCGATTCGAGCTGCACGGACTATAAAAAGTACGAGAATACAAAGAGAAGAAAGATGAAAAACAGATCCCAAAGAATGAGAGCGTCAACGAATTTGAATACGCTGAACTGTCTTCAGTAG